The sequence ACCGATAGCACGTCTTATGGGAAAACCTCTCGACTTGAAGCCAGCGACTTTGCAACAAATTAAACCACTTACAAGAGCTGCAAAGATCATTTTGTACATGTACCAATCTCTGGCGATGGACGTTCGTGACTTTCAATAGATTGAGATCTTGGTAGTTACTTTTGTGTGAATAAATGTTTCCTACAAGTCACAGTGAAGGGTGACCTTTCAGCCTCGAAAAAGGGCTGTTGTACGTATAGCTCATTCATGGATCGGCTAAGCTCAGTAGGCAGAGGCACATGTGGGCGAAAAGTACAAGCCAGGGAATGGACGGAGGTTGGGTATAGCACCAAGCTCACCTACTGGGCGGGATGGAGCTCGACCCCATCCTTTATTTCATGTTCCTATACCCAAGTCATAGGTGTAGGATAAGTCGATGCCACGAATTACCAGGACATATTTGAAGATTTATCGGTACGATCATCCTAAGAGATGTATTACGAAcgggaaaaaaggaaagatgTTCACAATGGAAGCAGAGCCCCCCTCGAAGATGGCTTTTTGTCATTCACGACTATTTCTATGGGTCGCCATATGACCTTAATCCTTTTCATCGCGCTGAGGCAAGGAGCCCATTTTGGGTATGAGAAGAGGCAGCCAGATCGACATCATAAGTCATGACCTTTTTTGTTCAAAATGTGACATAAAAGAATGTTACATTTAAGCCTCACGGCTGAGGATGTCGGAGTCACCGGCATCGAGGACAGCCATGGTGGAGCATCGGAAGAGCTTACCGCAAGCGGTACCGAGCTCAATCTAAATGAGGTGAAAAGCGTTAGTTCTACAATTCGGCTCTCCGGGATTCCTCGCAAAAGGAATCCCATCGCTGAGCAACTTCACTCTCCGAAGCGGACTGTGGCCGCTTCTTCTCAGAGTAGTGGAGCTGGCTAGCAGCTGCAACGGCTCGTCTGAGCGTTGACTTGGTGAAGGGGAAAACGTACGTTGTTGCCGTTGAAGTGGTGGACAGGGACCTTGGCGAGCATGGCGTAGTACTCAAGCTCGGACTTGCGCAGAGGAGGGCAGTTGCCGGCAATGAGAACCAGCTTGGCCTTGCCAGAGCGGAGGGTCTTCATGGTGGACTTGGAACCCATGGTGACTGAAGAAAGAGTCAGTGATCCATTCTGCGCCGAAGTAGCACAATTCTCGCGATCTGGGAAATAACTCACCCTTGCCGGACTTCATGACGAGGGCCAGGCGGGAGGCGAGGGTGTCACCGgacttcttggtcttggccaTTGTGAATGATTTGGGGGGGTTGAGGATTAAGGTGAGGGATTGTCGTTGGCGTTGAAGTTCGAGAAGGGAAAGTTCGAGGGATTTTCGACAAAATTGATTGTGGGTTCCAAGAAACCGAAGGTCACGTGTCTCACCGCCCCGGAGCGTCTGTCGTGATCGGAGTGATTCGTCATTCTGCCAAGGCCGCTCTGATTGGGGGAGGGCGGGGTACCTGACTCATTGTTGGCGGAATGGGAGCATTCATCATTTTTGTTCGCCCTCGAttgattcttctttctcttttacATTCACCATTTCTCGTTCGCAATCATTGTTGTGGCATTGACTTGTTCAAAATGGTTGCCGAAATCAGCAGTTCAGCTGCTACGAAGTTCCGTCAGTATCCCCACTCTCGCGAACTCCGCAATCTGGTCTTGGATGGCTACTAAATCCCGTAGAGAGAGTCGATGCCCAGCCGGAGAACCCCTATGCGGCACTGATTGAGGATCAATCCATTGCCATTGTCCCGTCATTTACACTCGAATCTGGTGTCACTCTGTACAATGTACCTGTCGCTTATACTACGCGCGGTGTTCTTTCGCCCAACGGCGACAATGTCTTGGTGATCTGCCATGCACTTAGCGGCAGCGCCGATGTCGCTGACTGGTGGGGACCGCTCCTCGGAGGACCCGGCCAGGCTTTTGACGTGACCCGATTTTTTGTCGTCTGCTTGAACAGCCTGGGCAGTCCTTATGGCAGTGCGAGTGCCGTCACTTACAAAGATGGAAGGCCCGAGAGCGGCTATTATGGGCCTGAGTTCCCTCTCACCACTGTTCGAGATGACGTGAATATTCACAAGCTTGTTCTGGACGACCTCGGTGTCAAGCAGATTGCTGCAGTGGTTGGTGGCTCGATGGGTGGTATGCTCACACTGGAGTATTCCTTCTTTGGCAAAGACTATGTCCGCGCTATTGTTCCTATCGCGACATCTGCTCGTCATTCTGCATGGTGCATCAGCTGGGGTGAAGCGCAACGGCAAAGCATCTACAGTGATCCCAAGTATGACGATGGATACTACCCGTTCAACGACCCACCAGCAACTGGTCTCGGAGCTGCTCGTATGTCTGCGCTGCTCACGTATCGCAGTCGAAACTCGTTCGAGTCACGATTTGGACGCAACGTTCCTGACCCCACAAGACGTCTCAACATCAATGGCACTGAAAGATTACCCAGCCCACCCAACGAGCATTGGGCTATCCATAACGACGGTCACCGCGGTGGAACGACCTCTCGCTCGGAGAGCCGACAACAATCCCCTGTTCCCCAAAGCGACGTCCAGTACATGGACCCGCAATTCTCGGGCACAAAGACATTCTCAGCACCCACGCCAACCAAAGCTGACGGACGCCCACGGCCACCCACCTACTTCTCGGCACAATCATACCTCCGTTACCAGGGAGACAAGTTTGTGAAGCGCTTTGACGCCAACTGTTACATCGCGATGACCCGAAAGCTCGACACTCACGACGTGTCCCGGCATCGCGCAAGCCCCGATGCTGAGAATCCTGTGCGGGAAGCTCTTTCAAAAGTCGAGCAACCGGCACTCGTCCTCGGTATCGAATCCGATGGCTTATTCACATTTGCTGAACAGCAAGAGATTGCTGCCGGCATTCCGGACTCGCGCTTGGAGCGCATCGACAGTCCCGAAGGACATGACGCCTTTTTGCTTCAGTTCGAGCAAGTCAACCGCCACATTGTGGCCTTCTTCCATGAAGTCCTCCCTGACATTATGAGTCAGTCCAATGTTGATGGAGCCGCTGCGGTTGCCAGTGTCACCAAATTGACTAAGAGTAGTACGTTTGGTGAGGCTGAGGTGGAGGATATCACTGCGTGGTAAGGTTTGAAATCACCAATCCACACGACAGGCGCAGTCACTTGCAGCCACCTCCCATGCTCTTGCtccacgaggaagaaattccCTCGTAATGAAAGCCGCTCCGTTGCCACATGAAGCGGCCTTCTCCGAGAGAGTCGTTCTGGATGTGGGTAGGCGGCATGGGCCACTCCAGGGGAAGTAGAGGTTGCCGATCTTTTATCCGTTTCGCTAGTCAGGGAGATGAGCATCCAACTGCCTCTCTCGAATCTCACCTGGCTTGGTGCAACATCCTCTTGCACTCAAGCCCTGTCGAGAAGACTGCCAAAGAAGCATCCAACTGCTCTCCATCTGACCCACCCTCTGAGTCGCTGTCCCATGCGCAAAGCTGCCTGGGGGCGGATGGGTCTATCATGAACAAATTCATGACTTTGTactttttcctttccatGCGGACCCTTTGAgaggattctttttttctagAAGTAGACTTCAAGTCTTCGATACCAATGAGAAATCTTTTTCACATGGCCAGGTCTTGTgtcttttcctcctctttcaatGTATATGTATGTGGAATCTACGTAGGCAAATGCCCTCATCGATTGTGATCCTGGTAAAGCATCGGTTGCCATAAAAACTTGGCAGTCATTTGGGCCGCTGTGGCCTATCATTTCCAAGTTGGTGGTTTTCAAGGCGTAATGAAGCTGGAGGGGGGatcagagagagggagggagggaggttGTGTTTGGTGAGGAAATGGATACCATTAATTCTATAGTATCTGATGTGGGAGTTGAACCCATGACCTTGATTTCATCACACAAAACTCGTGATACTTGTCTCGTGGTCACTCTCATGTCCCATCCCAAACTCGCGATGCTCGGGTACATCACCTACTCTCACAACACTCCGTGTGTATCACTACTCTAGTGAACCTGCAAAAGAATAAAAAGATGTTCAGTGAATTACCCATGCTCTCAGAACTATAATTATATAAAGATCATTTCAAGAAAAATACGAAAAATGATCCGCAGCCATTGAAGTCAATGGCTTACTGCCCACCCGCCCAGCGCACCTGGTCACTGCCCGCAGGCAGCCCTGACCTCAAGCTACCACTTTGATTTTGGAATTCAAGTTTTGGGGGTGGCTTTTCAGTCAGAGGTGGCTCAATGATTTGTAGTGTAGGACCACTGAGCCACTGGCCAGGCGCGTTGTCAGATGGAACTGGACCTAGATGATAAACGAGCAAACACGCAACCTTGCACGTGTTTCCAGGTGCTGGAgaactttttttcttgattcctTCCATTGATAGACACACAACGCGCTTGAATCTAGATCTATCGTCAGTTCCAATATTGACACAGCGACCCAGCCCGTCAACAGTGAGGCTTATGAAATGTGGATCACAGAATGCATTTCCTGAAACGCCAATTGATTGCTACCACCACAGTTTAGGCTTTCCATATTGCGGCTCTGCATATTGGTGGCGTCTTTCAAAAAGCATGGGTACATGGTGAGATCTTTATGGTCAGGCTGTCAACTTCAATCTTTCCCGGCGTGAGTAGCGAGCACCTACTGGGAAGTATTGCGGCGGCACTGGACTGACAAGGCTGTTTTGACGATGAAGACCCTGGGAAGAAGCACGGGTTGATCTCCAATCTCTGAGCTATATTCCAAGCTCTCCGCAGTGTGTTCGAAACACTGCTCGAGGATAATACTTATTTTTCATACCGGCATATGGCATCCATTTTGGTTAGTGTTCGTCACATCCCCCCCTGGCCCTCTACTATTTGATCCAGTCTTTCCACCGAAGGAATTTTTTGAACTCGCGACAAACTGCCCATCTTCATATCGCGACCTATAGAGTGTATTTACCTTTCGCCGTTCCAGGGAGCATCGTGTGCTTGGACCTCTTGGCAGAGACAATAGCGTACGTCCCTCTCGTGGGCCTTGGCCGAGGAAAAGGCGTGGACAGGCTGATCCTCGCAGACTCTCGTGCGCAAGGTTCTTGTGCATCATTGTCCGGACAACAGATAGGGTGGGATTTTGGCTAAATGtggtgcaggtgcaggtCCATTTATGAAGAAATCAGCCGGGtgcgattttcttttcttttttttcgatttcttAATCATGTCTTATCGCGTGTGTATTGGATCAGATCTTCGGCAGTGCAGGCAGGATTGATTCGATTGAACGTCCTTCCAACTAGCACCAGACTGGGAGAGACGATTCGGGTCGACGCCCACACCTGCACGGACAGCATCCGCCAGAGCATCTAATATGTATAGGAAGCTGTCATTCCATCTTGCGGCTCAAGAGGGAACAGACTGAATCCGGCATCCGATAGACTCCAGCCACTGTACCAATTGAGATTTCATGAATGGAGGAGACATCGATGGATCCCGAGGAAGTGGACCGCAATCCGcgactcctcttcctccacagTCGCatcatttttctttttggattttGAGAGTGTCGCATGTCTCACCGTGAACGTTCCACCTCTCTCGTTCTAGACTCGTCGAGACGATCTTTTCACCACTAGGTCTGGGTCCTTTGAACGAGATCTGAGAAGGGACTACTACGCTGATTTGCATCAAACGTCGACATCTCATTGCTTTCGATTAGACCGATCGCTCGACACCTCGTGGGTGGTCAGACTGACCCTTTCATCGATCTTCGGTGAGTTTAGCAGACGCTCCGTGGGATCTGATCTGACCTTGGCCATTCGACTGTTCCGCGAGTCTCAAGATCCGGTCGCGACTTTTCAACGGCCCCACGATGTCACGCTAGTGCCTGACCACCCGTTGGGTCCTGGTGCCCAGTGGAGACACTAACATTCAATTGTGCCCTGCCGGTAGACCTTGCACTTGGCTACATGCGCCGCACTCGCAGGGTGAAAGTGGTCCTCTGGGAAGCCTCCACGGGAACTCCTGTTCGGCGCTGAAGGGAGTGAAGCTTGATTGAGAGACGGTCCGATCCGGCTTCAGCATCCTCACTCCTGACTTTTGACTGCAGAAAATCCTCAAATCCGAACTCAAAAGTGCAAACGGCGCTAAGCAAAGCCAAGGACCCAAAAGACGGAGAGTCCCCCCAAATGGACCCGTGAGCATCAGCTCCTCATCCAATAATGACTGAGAGCTCGCGGATTCCCAATCATACTCTTTCATCAGGATAAATCCTCATGGTAATACTGCCGAGCTGACCGATTGCAGGGCtcgtccctttttttttgttttttttttcctatttcAGCAAGCGAGGCGGCTACTGCATCATTCGGTTGGTCCCTCAGACCGTGGCCGTTCAGCTGGGGGAGGACCAAGCACTCGCTCTCGTTCAGATCGTGGGAAAATACCCCAATTCCCTTAGGAAACTTGCTGCTGTTGTGTGGAT comes from Penicillium oxalicum strain HP7-1 chromosome I, whole genome shotgun sequence and encodes:
- a CDS encoding Homoserine O-acetyltransferase; its protein translation is MVAEISSSAATKFQRVDAQPENPYAALIEDQSIAIVPSFTLESGVTLYNVPVAYTTRGVLSPNGDNVLVICHALSGSADVADWWGPLLGGPGQAFDVTRFFVVCLNSLGSPYGSASAVTYKDGRPESGYYGPEFPLTTVRDDVNIHKLVLDDLGVKQIAAVVGGSMGGMLTLEYSFFGKDYVRAIVPIATSARHSAWCISWGEAQRQSIYSDPKYDDGYYPFNDPPATGLGAARMSALLTYRSRNSFESRFGRNVPDPTRRLNINGTERLPSPPNEHWAIHNDGHRGGTTSRSESRQQSPVPQSDVQYMDPQFSGTKTFSAPTPTKADGRPRPPTYFSAQSYLRYQGDKFVKRFDANCYIAMTRKLDTHDVSRHRASPDAENPVREALSKVEQPALVLGIESDGLFTFAEQQEIAAGIPDSRLERIDSPEGHDAFLLQFEQVNRHIVAFFHEVLPDIMSQSNVDGAAAVASVTKLTKSSTFGEAEVEDITAW
- a CDS encoding 60S ribosomal protein, whose product is MAKTKKSGDTLASRLALVMKSGKVTMGSKSTMKTLRSGKAKLVLIAGNCPPLRKSELEYYAMLAKVPVHHFNGNNIELGTACGKLFRCSTMAVLDAGDSDILSREA